The following proteins are co-located in the Carassius auratus strain Wakin chromosome 7, ASM336829v1, whole genome shotgun sequence genome:
- the LOC113105922 gene encoding tetraspanin-3, giving the protein MGQCGVISSKTVLVFLNLIFWAAAGILCYIGAYVFITYDDYDHFFEDIYTFIPAMVIIAVGTLLFVIGFIGCCATVRESRCGLVTFSAVLLLVFATEVVVVVLGYIYRAKVEAVVNHSIQKVYNEYKGTNTDAPSRAIDYVQRQLHCCGIHNYSDWMNTDWFNESKNNSVPVSCCKPSIRNCTGTLMRPEDLYPEGCEVLVVKKLKDIMLYVILAALTFAAIQMLGLLCACLVLCRRGHDPGYELLVSTGIDA; this is encoded by the exons ATGGGACAGTGTGGTGTTATTTCTTCGAAGACGGTCTTAGTCTTCCTCAATTTGATTTTTTGG GCTGCCGCTGGTATACTGTGCTACATTGGGGCCTACGTTTTCATCACATATGATGATTATGATCATTTTTTTGAGGATATCTACACTTTCATCCCTGCCATGGTGATAATTGCTGTGGGCACGCTTCTTTTTGTCATTGGTTTCATTGGATGCTGTGCCACCGTTCGAGAAAGCCGCTGTGGCCTGGTCACG TTCTCAGCAGTGCTGCTACTGGTGTTTGCCACAGAGGTGGTTGTAGTGGTGCTAGGCTATATTTACAGAGCCAAG GTCGAGGCTGTAGTGAATCACTCTATTCAAAaagtatataatgaatataaaggCACCAACACAGATGCTCCCAGCAGGGCCATCGACTATGTCCAGAGACAG CTCCACTGTTGTGGCATTCATAACTACTCTGATTGGATGAACACTGACTGGTTTAATGAGTCCAAAAACAACAGCGTTCCGGTGAGCTGCTGCAAGCCCAGCATCAGGAACTGCACTGGGACGTTAATGCGACCAGAAGACCTCTACCCAGAG GGCTGTGAAGTTCTTGTAGTAAAGAAACTCAAGGACATTATGCTGTACGTCATACTGGCAGCATTAACGTTCGCTGCCATACAG ATGCTTGGGCTGCTGTGTGCGTGTTTGGTCCTTTGCCGCAGAGGTCATGACCCTGGCTATGAACTGCTTGTCAGCACGGGTATAGATGCCTGA
- the nmbb gene encoding neuromedin Bb has protein sequence MSSLSVASFCHCGFLTYLVLFSFYISVASSVSLDLTELRNKVAKIKVNPRGNLWATGHFMGKKSVVDSEQLPTEDDSTMKAIEAALNPQQVEPADLYQEILRIALQTHLDSQEIRPKVPETAILMKILGSYIQDNKK, from the exons ATGTCCAGCTTGAGTGTAGCGAGTTTTTGTCACTGTGGATTCCTCACATACCTTGTGCTgttctctttttacatttcagtAGCGTCCTCAGTGAGCCTTGACTTGACTGAACTAAGGAACAAAGTTGCAAAGATCAAAGTTAATCCGAGAGGAAATTTATGGGCAACAG GTCATTTTATGGGGAAGAAAAGTGTCGTGGACAGCGAACAGTTGCCGACCGAGGATGACTCCACGATGAAAGCAATCGAGGCTGCACTGAATCCCCAGCAGGTCGAGCCCGCAGACCTCTACCAAGAGATACTGAGGATCGCGCTTCAGACACACCTCGACTCTCAGGAGATCCGCCCTAAAGTTCCG GAGACTGCAATATTGATGAAGATATTAGGCAGTTACATCCAAGACAACAAAAAATGA